The Paenibacillus sp. RC334 nucleotide sequence CCGAAATTACAATATTCATTAATGTAATCGTCCAGTACTGCTATGGATGTATCTTTGTTGGCCTTGGGATGCCCGTCACGGTAAAAACCCTTTAGACGTAGCTGATTGTAACCCCAGTCACCAATAATATAATCATAGCGCTCCAGCACTTCACTATACCGATCACGAAAAGCTTCGGGATTCCACCCGTTCTTGTGATCCTGCAACACTTCATAGTTTTTACCACCGATATGAAACAAGCTAATCTGACCGCCTTTCCCGGATCAAGCCTGCGAAAGGGCGCCTTCTTCCTTATGCTGAGCGGCAGATTTCACCTGCTCATGCGCTTGGTAGGAGCTGCGGACCAACGGACCAGATTCGACGTGGCTGAACCCCCGTTGTAATCCCTCTTCCTTTAACTTCGCAAAATCTTCCGGTGGGTAATATTTTTGCACATACAAATGTTTCTCGGATGGCTGCAAATATTGTCCAATTGTCATAATATCGCAATCGACTTTACGCAGATCATCCATGGTTTGTAAGATCTCGTCCCACTCTTCTCCCACACCCAGCATGATACTGGATTTGGTAGGGATGGACGGATTTAATTGCTTTGCACGTTGAAGAAGCTCCAGGGAGCGACGGTATTTGGCCTTGGCCCGAACTTTATCGGACATCCGCTCCACCGTTTCAATATTATGATTCAAAATATCTGGCTTGGCATCCATGACAATACGCAGCGATTCGATATCGCCCATAAAATCGGGAATCAACACTTCTACGCTGCAAAAAGGCAAACGACGACGAATCGCCCGCACCGTTTCTGCAAATATAGTGGCTCCCCCATCCTTCAAATCATCGCGGGCCACACTGGTTACGACACAGTGTTTCAAGTTCATGTTTTCAGCCGCTTCCGCGACGCGTTCAGGCTCCTGTAAGTCCAGTTCCGTAGGCATTCCCGTATTCACTGCGCAAAAACGGCACGCACGCGTACAAATATCACCCAAAATCATAAATGTAGCTGTCCTGTTGGCCCAGCATTCATATATATTAGGGCATCGCGCCTCCTCACATACGGTATGTAATGTCTTGGAACGCATCATGCTCTTGATTTCCTGATAGTTATCGCCTGTCGTGAGTTTAATACGAATCCAGTCGGGCTTGGCTTCCTTCACTTTTCTAGACAATGGCATAGACCTTCTTTCTGATAAGCTTGGGCTGTCATTGCCATACATTATAACATGAAAGCCATGGAAAAACCTCCATTCATTGTTCCCTTTTTGATATGACTTTGATGCCGGAAAAGTAAAATCCTTATATGGATAAAAGCGACGGATATGGCTCAATCTAAACCAAAGCGCCCGTACCGATGCCGTTGGATGCGGGCCTGTAATCTACGGGGGCTGTCAAGCTCCCTTATGAGGAGGTTGGTTCACGTGCCTTACCCTAAACGTACAGTCCGCGCTGTTCGCCTGTTGCCGCTGCTGTTATGTGCTACTACATTAACAATGGCCTGTCCGCTTCCTGCTCAGGCCTTGGCCAAACCTTTACAAACATCATCCCAAAGCATTCAGCAAGCACATGTGGCTACTCCAAATTCCCAGTCATCATTGTATACGTTCAGGCTTGCTCTATATCGTTCCGTCGAAGCCTTGACAGGGATTCCCTGGTACAGGCTGGCCGCTATCGACCAGTATGAACGTACGCTTACGATTGCGCATCCCAAGGATCGCAAGCATGCGGAGCGAGTCACAGGTATCTTTGTCACCGCCCCCGTCTGGTCGGGTCTGATGAACCCTGATCCCGAGGATCGGCATCCACGTTCCATTTCTTTTTTTTCCGGATTGGGACAGGACGGTTCGGGTGACGGAATTGCTAACCGTGATGATGACAGGGACTTGCTGTTCAGCATCGCCTCTTATCTCGGTAAATATGGAAGCACAGAGGATGAGTTTTCCATTGCGGTATGGGAATATTACCACAACAGCCGTGCCGTTCAAAGGGTACAGCAGTTTGCCAAGCTGTATCGGACATATGGAAAGCTGGAGCTTGGCAAACAAGCCTTCCCGCTTCCCTTGGGCAGCATTTATAGCTATCGCAGCACTTGGGGCAGTCGTCGGAGCTGGGGCGGTTACCGCATTCATGAAGGAACAGACCTATTCGCTGGCTATGGCGTTCCGGTTCGCAGTACCTGCTACGGCGTAGTGGAAATGAAAGGCTGGAATCCATTCGGTGGATGGCGAATCGGGATTCGGGATCTCAGCAACCGCTATCACTACTATGCGCACCTCTCTGGCTTTGACAAGACCGTTCACAACGGGGACATTGTCAAGCCAGGTCAGATTGTCGGCTGGGTCGGAAGCTCGGGTTACGGCAAGCCCGGTACCCAGGGTAAATTCCCGCCACATCTGCACTACGGCATATACCGGGACAACGGTTGGATGGACTGGTCCTTTGACCCGTATCCGTTATTAAGACAATGGGAGCAAACGGAGCGTAAAGCGCTCAAAACCAGTAAAGTAAAAGGGACCTCCACATAAGGTCCCTTCACATTCCACTTGCCTTCGCTTATGGCGTTGGAGATGAAGTGGTGGGTTCGTCTTGCTGCATCTGTGGAACACTCTCTATGCCGGAATCCGCAGCGCCTCTCTCTATCGAATGGGGTGGCAGCGCCAAATTAGGGGCGATGGCTCCATTTTTACCAACGGGCTTACCCTGATTATCATAGTAGTACATCGGGACATTGCCCACCACGAGCAAATAAGACACCGGAATTTCCGTCTCCACAATCTGAGGCTGCATTTCAAAAGGAATCACGACGGACACCTCCGTCGTAATCCGAATATACACCTCCACCAAAATCATGTTGATGCCCGCATCCTGCTGACGTGTATTTAAATCTACCTTGATTGCTCCATGCGGCTCCACCTTGAGTGGAACCTTCGGGCCATAGGCTGCCAACAGCGGACTACCCAATGCCTGACCGATTGGAACGCTCTCATCAAAATGGCTCATGCTGTCCATCGTTGCCTTGACTGCCTTGAGCGTATCCGAAGTAATTCTCATATGCTCCGCATAATTCAGAACAAAGCCGGAGGTTTTCCCTTGCGCATCCGTTCTCCATTCGATCAGTTTATCAGCGGTCTCCCCCTGCTCCACCTGCGCAGTAATCGCTGAATTAATGGCCTCCGTCGCCATTTGCTTGACCCGCACTTTTGCCAAATGCATCATAGGCGGTTTCAAATGCTGCTCCACATAAGAGGCAATCTGTACGATTCCTACCAGCAGTATCAGCCCCACAATGAGCCATACTCTGCGTCTGCCTTGTCTTCTTCTGTTGGGCCGGCTATGCCAATGCGGTCTTCTCTTCATCCCGATCCCCCCGCAGCGATGAGCTTACCCTACAAGGATATGCGAGGGGTACACGAAAAAGAAGCTGCCCGTCCGGCAGCTCCCTTGGGTGTGCTAAAAATATATAATTCCCGATGTGACTCTTAATTCAGGATTTCGCAAAATATTTAAAAAATACGGTCAATCTTTTCAATATCCGCCTGGCTCAGTTGAACATCCAGCGTTTTCAGATTCGCCAGAACCTGCTCCGGCCCCTTCGCCCCTGGAATGAGGGCATCAATCGAATCGCGGGTCAGATACCATGCGAGCACAACATGAGCGACCTCTGCATTCAACGCATTGGCAATCTGCCGTACCTGCTCCACTTTGTCCAAATTACGAGCAAATGCCTCTCCCTGGAATAATGGACTTTTCGCTCTGTTGTCTGTGAAGGTTGTGTCTTTCGTATACTTACCGCCCAGCAATCCGGAAGCCAGCGGGAAATAAGGCACAAACGAAATGCCATTGGCCTTGGTGTAAGGCAGCAGTTCCTTTTCCGCTTCCCGTTGGAGCAAATTATATTCGGATTGAAGCACATCTACATAGCCGTCACTATTCGCATCCTTAAGTTGTTCAATGGAAAAGTTAGATACGCCTATGGCCTTGATTTTGCCTTCGTCCTTGAGCTTCTTCAATTCTCCGACAGCCTCTGCCTTCGGCGTAGCTTCATCCGGGAAATGGATATAAAAAAGATCAATATAATCGGTCTGCAATCTTTTCAGACTGGATTCGACGGATTCACGTAAAAAAGCAGGCGAGTTGTCAACAACAACCTCTCCGTTCACAAATTTGTGTGCCCCCTTGGTCGCAATGACAGCTTCCTCACGTTTACCGCGCTCCTTCAGCACCTCACCGATCAACCGCTCTGAGTGCTCAGGTCCATAAATAAAAGCCGTATCCAGAAAATTGATGCCGTTGTCCAAAGCTGTGCGAACGACTTCTTTGCCCGTTTCATCGTTCAAACCGGAAAAAAGATTATGTCCTCCCACCTTATTTGCACCCAAACCGATTTGCTTTACATATAGATCTGTTTTGCCAATACGCACTTGCTCTGCCAATTCACGTCATCTCCTTTTCGAAAGTTACTTCCATTTTAATATTAAATTCCAAAAAAATCAAAGTGCGTACCTGGCAGTGGCTCTTATCCTTTAATCCCCGTTAAGGCAATCCCTTCCATAAAATACTTCTGTCCTATGGCAAACAAAATAATAGCAGGCAAGACAACAATTAAAGAAGCTGCCATCAAAACGCCCCATTGAGCCGAATATATTCCCTGAAACTGCTGTAGCCCAATCGCCAACGTAAATTTGCTCTCATCATTAAGATAAACCAGCGGTCCCATAAAATCATTCCATGTATTCAAAAACGTAAACAATCCGATAACCAAAATTGCCGACCTCGACAAAGGTAAAATAATGCGAGTAAAGATGGTAAAATGGTTGCCTCCATCCACAAATACAGCTTCATCCAGTTCTCGCGGAAGAGTCATGTAAAATTGTCTGAGCAAAAAGATATTAAAAACGCCTCCACCAAAAAACGAAGGTAACACCAGTGGAACGTACGAATTGACCATGCCTAATGCCTGCCAACCAATAAAAGACGGTATTAGCGTAACCGCAAACGGCAGCATCATGCTGCTTAATAGCACGGCAAATACCTTATCCCTTCCCTTCCATCTCATTCGTGCAAAGCTATAAGCAGAAATCGTACTCGACAGAAGTACACCCGCCAAAGTCCCTGCAACGACGATAAACGTATTCACAAAATAGCGCCCAAACGATAATTCTTCAAACGGCTGTAAAAAATTCTCGAATACAAAAGGCTCGGGAATCCATTTTGGCGGGATCAGGAAAATTTGGCTTAAATCCATCATGGAGCTTCGCACCAGCCAGTAAAAAGGAAACATGCAAAAAAGTGAGCCCACAATGAGAACTGTGTATAGCAACACCCTGCTCCAGCTCCAACCACGTTTTTTCATCCTCAAGCCCCCCGCCTTCGTAATACACCCATTTTCGGGCCGTCTTGAACAGAAAGGCAGTGAATATCAAAACGACAATAAAGAGCACCCAGGCAATAGCACAGGCATAACCCATATTCGAAAACGTAAATGCCTCACGGAACAAATAAAATGTATAAAACAAGCTGGAGTTGTTGGGTCCGCCCTGTGTCATGACGTAAGGCTGAACAAACACCTGAAAGCCTCCAATGAAGCCCATAATCGTATTGAAGAAAATAGTGGGCGATGTCAATGGAATTGTAATATAGATAAGCTTGTGAAGAGCATTCCCACCGTCAATTTCAATGGCTTCATAATAATGTCTAGGTATATCCTGCAAGCCCGCCAGAAAAATAATCATGGTCCCTCCAACGGTCCATAAACTCATTAAAACAAGAGTAGGGACTACCGACCCTTCGCTATAAATCCATTGACTTTCGGGCAAATGCAGCGCACGCAGGACCACATTTAGCAAGCCAAGATCCGGATCAAACAGCCACATCCAAATCATAGACGATGCAATAAGTGGCACAATGGTCGGCAGGTAAAAAACAGTCCTGAAAAAAGCCAGACCTTTTACCTTTTGATTAAGTAATATCGCCAAAAAGAAAGCTACAATAATTTGCAGGGGCACACTCAGAAACACATAATAAAACGTAACCCCAAGCGATTTATAAAAAAACTGATCCGTTCCGTCAAATAATTGGATATAATTATCCAGACCAATAAAATGGGCCTGTGAAGCAACCTTATAATCAGTAAGACTGAACCACAGACTGGCGATCATCGGTCCCAGAACAAAAATGACAAAGCCGAGAATAGCAGGGGCGGCAAAAAGCCACCCCAACCCATTTTCTCTCTTGCGAATAGAAGATAATGATTGCATTCTATCCCTCTCTTTCTGTCAAAACATTCACCCTATTCTTTCGGATACGTACCCTTAAATTCCGCGTTAGCCTTTGCGGAAACCTCCTTGAATGCTTGCTCCACCGTTTTCTTGCCTAGCCATACCTGATCCAACGCCGGGTTAATGATAGCATTGATTTTTTCCGAGTTTTTCAGATAATAGTCGTAAGAATTGACACCGTTATGCAGCGTTTGGTTCATGACAGCATCACGGTACCCATCCGCATGACCTGGTTTAACATCCGCCCATTTGCTAATCAAGTCTGGTTCGGTGTACCATTTTTTCATGACAGGCATCCACAATCCGCTAGAATGCATGTCAAGTCCGCTTTCAGCATCCAGCAAGAATTTATAAAACATCCATGCTTCTTCAGGATGTTTGGTTTTGGCAGAAATCACTTCCGGTTCGCCAAACAGGATCGTTTTGCTGCTTTTCAGTTTAGGTAACACGCCTACACCGAAATTCACCTTCGATTCTCCAAGATCCAGTTGAACCCACTGCCCATCCAGATCCATCGCTACACGTTTACTTTGCAGTGCTACGGCTGGGGAAGGTATATTTTTGGACTGCGTCGGCGACGGTGCCACATGATAAACGTTGATCAGATCAGCCATCTTCTGAACAGCTTCAATCACATCAGGATTCTCAAGATTAAGCGAGTCCCCTTTGTCTGAAATGACACTTGCGTTATTGGAAGGCACAAGCAGATGCCACATCCATGTGTCAAACCGAACTCCATACTGTTTAATGTTACTTGCATCGAAATTGGGACTGAGCGCATTATTTCCCGCTTTATCAATGGTGAGCTTTTGTGCGGTCTCTAAAAACTGCTCCCATGTCCAAGCCTCCTCAGTCTTTACTGGCGGCAAAGCAACACCAGCCTTATCAAACAAATCTTTATTGTAATAGAGCGCGAAGGCTTCCTCAGTTACCTTGATCCCTGCCACTTTGTCCTTATCCCAATAGATGACTGAATTAGGAATGAGACTTTCCTTCGTTAGCTCCTTATCCTCCTTCAAAAATTCATTTAAATTATATAGTTTGCCTTGTTCGGCCCATTGCAGAGCCTGTGCTTTATAAATGGGAAATACATCGGGTGCCTGATTGGCAGCAAACATCGTCGTTAATTTGGTAACGTAGTCCCCGGGGATATGCATATAGTTGATTTTGATCCACGGATATTTCTCTGTGAATTTTTTGGCGATTTCCTGTTGAACTTTCTTTTCATTGGTGCTCCCCCAACTGGCATAAGTCAGTGTCACTTGCTCGTGACCCTGCAAATCTACTGGCTTGCTGCTGCTCTCATTTGAACTACAGGCTGACATAAGCCCAACGATCAAGCACATGCAGACGATCCATAACTTTCGTTTTAACATGAGTAACGCCCCCAAACCGTTTATTTTTTTATCCTTTCGTTTGTTACTTCGTCACTAAACCCATTTTAGCAAACGCTTACATTATTAAAAGTCGTACTCTCATTGGATTGGTGTCATTTGATTAGATCTATGAATTTCTCCGATTCGAATCAGGACAAATGTCCCCTTGCCTGCTGGCGAGTGGAGCGTAACCCCATATTCCATCCCATATAACAGCCGTACTCTTCTGTCTACATTTTTAATGCCCGTTGAACGGATTTCTCCAGCTTGAATTCGGCGTATATGATCTTCTTGAATTCCTAATCCATTATCCTCGACTTTAAAACACACCAATTGCTTCTCGATCCAGGCTGTGATCCTAATCCGACCACCTGATTCCATTTCGGCGAAGCCGTGAATAATTGAATTCTCCACGAAAGGCTGTAAAAAAAGTTTGGGAACTTCCATCTGAAGCAAAACCGGATCAATATCATATTCCACCGTAAACTTGTCCTCAAAGCGATTCTGCATAATATAAATGTATTTTTCCAGCCAATTCAGATCTGTCTCCAAGCTCCATGTGTCGTTTTTGTTTCGGGTCGTAATTTGCAGCATTTCCGCCAGACTAATGATCATCTGCCCTAATCCTTGCTGTTTATGTTCTAATGCAATCCAATACATGGTCGTTAAGGTGTTATACAAAAAATGAGGATTAAGCTGTAGATTAAGTGCCATTAACTCCGACTCTTTGGCTCGCAGGCGTGATTTGTAATTTTCCTCGATTAAATCTTTAATTTTTTCATTCATTTGATTAAATCGGATCACCAGATCCCCTAGTTCATCATAGCCTCGTTCAGGAATTCGAATATCAAAATGCCCCTTCTCCATCACTTTCATCGCCTGTTTCATATCCGTGATGGGCTTGCTGATGTATACAGACAGTAAATAAGCAAGGATAACGGCAATGAGCATCATAAAGCCTAAAAAAAACAACGTGTAGGTGCGAATCGTCGACAGATGTTCCAATACATCTTCCATGGGAATAGCTATATAAGATACCCAGCCTGTTGTCTTCATCGCTTCGTAAACAAGTAGGATAGTTTGACCCTTAACGTTTACCATTTTCATCCCTTGTTCCGAAGTAATGGCATCCTTAAGCCAATCCGCCACGGGCTCTCCCTCTTGTTGCTGTAGGTCTGAACTAATGACCATCCCGTTTTTATCATGAATCATACCGTAGGATAGATGTGCAAATCCGCTACGGGCTGCGTAATCTTCAAAACCCCCTTTTAACAAGTCAGGACGGAAATTCAATATAAGTATTGGCTTTTCCTTTCCCTCCGGAAGCGTGTGGAAGGTTCCCGCATCATCTATTGCAGTCAAGTGAAGCTGCTTCACCACAGCAAATAAAGAACTAAACTCATAGGAGCCTCGTTTTAAATCCTGCTGATGAAATGTATCGGCATACGAATAGGCGGGAATCCACTTGGTAGCCCCCTCTGCTTCCACCGCCGTTGTCGCCAAGGGAGAAGAATAAAACGGCTGAACGGGAATATACATCCGATTGGTGCTTCCGTATGCATAATTTCGCGTCATAATCTGGGAAGCGTATACTTCCTCCATATTGCCAAAGTATCTGTACAAAATTTTCGTAATGCTGCGATCAGCTCGTAAAAGCGATGAAGAATCCGAAATATCCACGTCCGTAATGGTCTGAAGAAGGTCATGGTCGATCGGAATCATATCTACGGTTTTTTGAATAGCAGTTAGCTTGTTATCCAGCAGCTGGTTATTACTACGCAGAACGCTTGTAACGCTATCTGTTACGTTTGTAGTAATATTCCGTGCGCTCGTTTCGAAGTAAACAAAACCCAGGATCAAAACCATAAAACCAGACAACAAAAAATAGGACAGCATCAATTTCGTACGAAAGCTACTGTCCAAAAATTTTTGATACATATATTTAACTTGGCGCATCGTACCTTCCTTTCCCCTAACGATCAATTAAATTTCCTACGAAATTCTTCCGGTGTATGCATTACGTTTTTTTTGAAAACTTTAAAAAAATACTTGATATCTTTATAACCAAC carries:
- a CDS encoding aldo/keto reductase produces the protein MAEQVRIGKTDLYVKQIGLGANKVGGHNLFSGLNDETGKEVVRTALDNGINFLDTAFIYGPEHSERLIGEVLKERGKREEAVIATKGAHKFVNGEVVVDNSPAFLRESVESSLKRLQTDYIDLFYIHFPDEATPKAEAVGELKKLKDEGKIKAIGVSNFSIEQLKDANSDGYVDVLQSEYNLLQREAEKELLPYTKANGISFVPYFPLASGLLGGKYTKDTTFTDNRAKSPLFQGEAFARNLDKVEQVRQIANALNAEVAHVVLAWYLTRDSIDALIPGAKGPEQVLANLKTLDVQLSQADIEKIDRIF
- a CDS encoding sugar ABC transporter substrate-binding protein, which encodes MLKRKLWIVCMCLIVGLMSACSSNESSSKPVDLQGHEQVTLTYASWGSTNEKKVQQEIAKKFTEKYPWIKINYMHIPGDYVTKLTTMFAANQAPDVFPIYKAQALQWAEQGKLYNLNEFLKEDKELTKESLIPNSVIYWDKDKVAGIKVTEEAFALYYNKDLFDKAGVALPPVKTEEAWTWEQFLETAQKLTIDKAGNNALSPNFDASNIKQYGVRFDTWMWHLLVPSNNASVISDKGDSLNLENPDVIEAVQKMADLINVYHVAPSPTQSKNIPSPAVALQSKRVAMDLDGQWVQLDLGESKVNFGVGVLPKLKSSKTILFGEPEVISAKTKHPEEAWMFYKFLLDAESGLDMHSSGLWMPVMKKWYTEPDLISKWADVKPGHADGYRDAVMNQTLHNGVNSYDYYLKNSEKINAIINPALDQVWLGKKTVEQAFKEVSAKANAEFKGTYPKE
- a CDS encoding carbohydrate ABC transporter permease, which gives rise to MKKRGWSWSRVLLYTVLIVGSLFCMFPFYWLVRSSMMDLSQIFLIPPKWIPEPFVFENFLQPFEELSFGRYFVNTFIVVAGTLAGVLLSSTISAYSFARMRWKGRDKVFAVLLSSMMLPFAVTLIPSFIGWQALGMVNSYVPLVLPSFFGGGVFNIFLLRQFYMTLPRELDEAVFVDGGNHFTIFTRIILPLSRSAILVIGLFTFLNTWNDFMGPLVYLNDESKFTLAIGLQQFQGIYSAQWGVLMAASLIVVLPAIILFAIGQKYFMEGIALTGIKG
- a CDS encoding M23 family metallopeptidase; the encoded protein is MPYPKRTVRAVRLLPLLLCATTLTMACPLPAQALAKPLQTSSQSIQQAHVATPNSQSSLYTFRLALYRSVEALTGIPWYRLAAIDQYERTLTIAHPKDRKHAERVTGIFVTAPVWSGLMNPDPEDRHPRSISFFSGLGQDGSGDGIANRDDDRDLLFSIASYLGKYGSTEDEFSIAVWEYYHNSRAVQRVQQFAKLYRTYGKLELGKQAFPLPLGSIYSYRSTWGSRRSWGGYRIHEGTDLFAGYGVPVRSTCYGVVEMKGWNPFGGWRIGIRDLSNRYHYYAHLSGFDKTVHNGDIVKPGQIVGWVGSSGYGKPGTQGKFPPHLHYGIYRDNGWMDWSFDPYPLLRQWEQTERKALKTSKVKGTST
- the lipA gene encoding lipoyl synthase; the protein is MSRKVKEAKPDWIRIKLTTGDNYQEIKSMMRSKTLHTVCEEARCPNIYECWANRTATFMILGDICTRACRFCAVNTGMPTELDLQEPERVAEAAENMNLKHCVVTSVARDDLKDGGATIFAETVRAIRRRLPFCSVEVLIPDFMGDIESLRIVMDAKPDILNHNIETVERMSDKVRAKAKYRRSLELLQRAKQLNPSIPTKSSIMLGVGEEWDEILQTMDDLRKVDCDIMTIGQYLQPSEKHLYVQKYYPPEDFAKLKEEGLQRGFSHVESGPLVRSSYQAHEQVKSAAQHKEEGALSQA
- the yunB gene encoding sporulation protein YunB, encoding MKRRPHWHSRPNRRRQGRRRVWLIVGLILLVGIVQIASYVEQHLKPPMMHLAKVRVKQMATEAINSAITAQVEQGETADKLIEWRTDAQGKTSGFVLNYAEHMRITSDTLKAVKATMDSMSHFDESVPIGQALGSPLLAAYGPKVPLKVEPHGAIKVDLNTRQQDAGINMILVEVYIRITTEVSVVIPFEMQPQIVETEIPVSYLLVVGNVPMYYYDNQGKPVGKNGAIAPNLALPPHSIERGAADSGIESVPQMQQDEPTTSSPTP
- a CDS encoding histidine kinase, translating into MRQVKYMYQKFLDSSFRTKLMLSYFLLSGFMVLILGFVYFETSARNITTNVTDSVTSVLRSNNQLLDNKLTAIQKTVDMIPIDHDLLQTITDVDISDSSSLLRADRSITKILYRYFGNMEEVYASQIMTRNYAYGSTNRMYIPVQPFYSSPLATTAVEAEGATKWIPAYSYADTFHQQDLKRGSYEFSSLFAVVKQLHLTAIDDAGTFHTLPEGKEKPILILNFRPDLLKGGFEDYAARSGFAHLSYGMIHDKNGMVISSDLQQQEGEPVADWLKDAITSEQGMKMVNVKGQTILLVYEAMKTTGWVSYIAIPMEDVLEHLSTIRTYTLFFLGFMMLIAVILAYLLSVYISKPITDMKQAMKVMEKGHFDIRIPERGYDELGDLVIRFNQMNEKIKDLIEENYKSRLRAKESELMALNLQLNPHFLYNTLTTMYWIALEHKQQGLGQMIISLAEMLQITTRNKNDTWSLETDLNWLEKYIYIMQNRFEDKFTVEYDIDPVLLQMEVPKLFLQPFVENSIIHGFAEMESGGRIRITAWIEKQLVCFKVEDNGLGIQEDHIRRIQAGEIRSTGIKNVDRRVRLLYGMEYGVTLHSPAGKGTFVLIRIGEIHRSNQMTPIQ